A genomic region of Acidobacteriota bacterium contains the following coding sequences:
- a CDS encoding FAD-dependent oxidoreductase, translating into MEVLDTDPISARAGESENRDFSLGIQGFTYGDLYRPERLKELADTFYAVLAEDDPELAATFEAYRLNAGKEISPKAESDLLVRTAPHLSRFVARLFGIEAELETLGYVITRESDVFVMKREFIQRRVVKRPASEYSTELRAHLEQSAQTLLEIGFDLSDDLELAVAHAVASLLRWDKAFEKFLAKKAELSEDIRQSITGLYQVLSENEASRTAWAEILPGTASDLTDEARQTFLKQALDRMERWLHALSTTPETRHQVKDWVSFRLPETIEYQHLVQINRPRPELPEMMDGPHEHFRHRDGFHLTDPRYTRREVSSETDYCIICHPREKDSCSKGFFEKDGSYRKNPLGIPLTGCPLDEKISEAHVLQQQGDSLAALATILIDNPMAPGTGHRICNDCMKACIFQKQSPVNIPQAETGILTDVLGLPFGFEIYALLTRWNPLNVKRPYALPYNGKNVLVVGMGPAGYTLAHFLLNEGFGVVGVDGLKIEPLPVDLTGDATTLPRAIRDISEISTDLETRTLSGFGGVSEYGITVRWDKNFLTMIQLALVRRDTLRTFGGVRFGGTLTIDDAWELGFDHIALATGAGKPTLVKIKNNLIRGIRMASDFLMALQLTGAFKRNSMANLQIRLPAVVIGGGLTAIDTATELMAYYPVQVEKTLNRYEILVAEEGEAAVLARFDTEERQILDEFLTHGRAIRAEREQAKDEGREPNFLALVRSWGGVTIAYRKRMQDSPAYRLNHEEIIKALEEGIYFTENLSPTEAVPDEFGACQAMVFERQQVTEDGKWLNTGELITLPARAVLVAAGTSPNIIYEKEYPGTFKLDKWNQFFAGYTAERDEEGRFYPVPTLKPTDSAMFTSYEKDGRLISYYGDNHPKYAGNVVKAMASAKDGYRQVVQLFEDELAQLSPEDQPKRNQAWKDLIENLDQQLRASVVRVDRLTPTIVEVIVHAPLAAKHFEPGQFYRLQNYEALARSVKGTKLLMEGLALTGAWVDKEAGLLSMIVLEMGGSSRLCAHLQPGESVVVMGPTGTPTEIPENENVLLAGGGLGNAVLFSIAKALKQKNNRVLYFAGYKNGADLFKQEEIEAATDQVIWATDMGIEIQPRRPQDAHFRGNIVQAIQAYETGQLAERQFSLCSIHRVIAIGSDRMMNAVRIARKQVLKDVMNPNHVAIGSINSPMQCMMKEICAQCLQKHVDPETGKETAPVFSCFNQDQKLDEVDFQNLFARLRANTVQEKLADLWLHHLLKNESVPPA; encoded by the coding sequence ATGGAAGTTTTAGATACCGATCCGATTTCGGCTCGTGCCGGAGAGAGTGAAAATCGCGATTTTTCGCTTGGAATTCAAGGATTTACCTACGGTGACCTGTATCGCCCGGAACGGCTCAAAGAGTTAGCCGACACGTTTTATGCCGTCCTGGCTGAAGACGATCCGGAACTGGCCGCCACGTTTGAGGCTTATCGCCTGAATGCGGGTAAGGAAATTTCCCCAAAAGCTGAATCAGATTTACTCGTTCGGACCGCACCTCACCTGAGCCGGTTTGTCGCCAGGTTGTTTGGGATCGAAGCCGAGCTTGAAACACTTGGCTATGTGATCACTCGCGAAAGTGACGTCTTTGTGATGAAACGCGAGTTCATTCAGCGCCGGGTTGTCAAACGTCCAGCATCTGAATACAGCACCGAGCTGCGTGCTCACCTTGAGCAGTCGGCCCAGACGCTCCTGGAAATCGGATTTGACCTGAGCGACGACCTTGAACTGGCCGTTGCCCATGCGGTGGCTTCCCTGCTGCGATGGGACAAAGCGTTTGAAAAATTTCTGGCCAAAAAAGCCGAACTATCCGAAGACATCCGCCAGAGTATAACCGGGCTGTATCAGGTGCTGTCTGAAAATGAAGCTTCCCGCACCGCCTGGGCCGAAATACTGCCTGGTACCGCAAGCGACCTGACTGACGAAGCCCGCCAAACCTTTCTCAAGCAAGCGCTTGACCGGATGGAACGCTGGCTGCACGCACTATCAACCACGCCGGAAACTCGCCATCAGGTCAAAGATTGGGTTTCCTTCCGTCTTCCCGAGACAATCGAGTATCAGCATCTGGTGCAAATCAACCGTCCACGTCCGGAACTTCCGGAAATGATGGATGGCCCACACGAGCACTTCCGGCATCGCGATGGCTTTCACCTGACTGATCCCCGCTATACCCGCCGCGAAGTCTCAAGCGAAACCGATTACTGCATCATCTGCCACCCACGTGAAAAAGATTCCTGTTCAAAAGGCTTTTTCGAAAAAGACGGTTCCTATCGCAAGAACCCGCTTGGGATTCCACTGACCGGCTGCCCGCTGGATGAAAAAATTTCCGAAGCGCATGTGCTCCAACAGCAAGGTGATTCACTCGCGGCACTGGCCACGATTTTGATTGATAACCCAATGGCACCAGGCACCGGTCATCGCATTTGCAACGACTGTATGAAAGCCTGCATTTTTCAAAAACAGTCGCCGGTCAATATCCCGCAGGCTGAAACTGGAATCCTGACCGATGTGCTGGGACTGCCGTTTGGATTTGAAATCTATGCGCTGCTGACACGATGGAATCCACTCAACGTCAAGCGACCTTATGCCTTGCCCTACAATGGGAAAAATGTGCTGGTGGTTGGAATGGGACCAGCCGGGTACACACTGGCTCACTTCCTTTTAAATGAAGGATTTGGCGTGGTTGGCGTGGATGGGTTGAAAATCGAACCGCTGCCGGTAGATCTGACTGGCGATGCCACAACGCTTCCACGTGCGATCCGCGATATTTCGGAAATTTCGACTGATCTCGAAACCCGGACCCTTTCCGGTTTTGGCGGTGTCTCGGAATATGGCATCACGGTTCGGTGGGATAAAAACTTTCTGACGATGATTCAACTGGCGCTTGTCCGTCGGGATACCCTGCGCACGTTTGGCGGTGTCCGCTTTGGCGGTACATTGACGATTGACGACGCCTGGGAACTTGGGTTTGACCACATTGCCCTTGCCACTGGCGCCGGGAAACCAACCCTGGTCAAAATCAAGAACAATCTGATTCGAGGCATTCGCATGGCCAGCGATTTCCTGATGGCCCTGCAATTGACTGGCGCGTTTAAACGCAACTCGATGGCCAACCTCCAGATTCGATTGCCAGCGGTGGTCATTGGCGGTGGATTGACGGCGATTGATACGGCAACCGAGTTGATGGCCTATTATCCAGTGCAGGTTGAAAAGACCCTCAACCGCTATGAAATTCTGGTGGCTGAAGAGGGCGAAGCAGCGGTTCTGGCCCGATTTGACACCGAAGAACGCCAGATTCTGGATGAATTTCTCACGCATGGTCGTGCCATTCGTGCCGAGCGTGAACAGGCCAAAGATGAAGGCCGCGAGCCAAATTTCCTGGCGCTGGTTCGAAGTTGGGGCGGGGTCACGATTGCCTACCGCAAACGGATGCAGGATTCTCCGGCTTACCGCCTCAACCACGAAGAAATCATCAAGGCTCTCGAAGAAGGTATTTACTTTACTGAAAACCTGTCCCCAACCGAAGCCGTGCCCGATGAGTTTGGCGCCTGTCAGGCCATGGTTTTCGAACGCCAGCAAGTGACCGAAGATGGCAAATGGCTCAATACCGGAGAACTGATCACGCTTCCAGCCCGTGCGGTGCTGGTGGCAGCCGGAACGTCGCCCAACATCATTTATGAAAAGGAATATCCAGGCACGTTTAAACTCGACAAGTGGAATCAATTCTTTGCCGGGTACACGGCGGAAAGGGACGAAGAAGGCCGCTTCTACCCGGTTCCAACCTTGAAACCGACGGACAGCGCGATGTTTACGTCCTATGAAAAAGATGGTCGCCTCATCAGCTATTATGGCGACAACCATCCGAAATATGCCGGAAACGTTGTCAAAGCCATGGCCTCAGCGAAAGACGGCTACCGGCAGGTCGTTCAGTTGTTTGAAGATGAACTCGCCCAGCTTTCCCCGGAAGATCAACCCAAACGCAATCAAGCCTGGAAAGACCTGATTGAAAATCTTGACCAGCAATTGCGAGCCAGCGTGGTCAGGGTTGATCGTCTGACGCCAACGATTGTCGAAGTAATTGTGCACGCTCCGCTGGCGGCCAAACACTTTGAACCAGGACAATTTTATCGCCTGCAAAACTACGAAGCCCTCGCCCGCAGCGTCAAGGGAACCAAACTCCTCATGGAAGGTCTGGCGTTAACCGGCGCCTGGGTTGATAAAGAAGCCGGATTGCTGTCAATGATTGTGCTTGAAATGGGTGGCAGTTCGCGGCTGTGTGCCCACCTTCAACCCGGTGAATCAGTGGTGGTCATGGGGCCGACCGGAACGCCAACCGAGATTCCAGAAAACGAAAATGTGTTGCTGGCCGGTGGTGGACTTGGAAACGCGGTACTGTTTTCAATTGCGAAAGCCTTGAAACAGAAAAACAACCGGGTGCTCTATTTTGCCGGGTACAAAAATGGCGCCGATTTGTTTAAACAGGAAGAAATCGAAGCCGCGACCGATCAGGTTATCTGGGCCACGGACATGGGAATTGAAATCCAGCCTCGCCGCCCGCAAGACGCTCATTTCCGGGGCAATATTGTCCAGGCTATCCAGGCATATGAAACTGGTCAGCTTGCCGAACGCCAGTTCTCGTTGTGCTCAATTCATCGGGTCATTGCCATTGGGAGCGACCGGATGATGAATGCCGTTCGGATTGCCCGCAAACAGGTCCTCAAAGACGTGATGAACCCCAATCACGTCGCAATTGGTTCGATCAACTCGCCGATGCAGTGCATGATGAAGGAAATCTGCGCGCAATGCCTGCAAAAGCATGTTGACCCGGAAACCGGAAAAGAAACCGCGCCGGTGTTTTCCTGCTTCAACCAGGATCAAAAACTCGACGAAGTTGATTTCCAGAACCTGTTTGCCCGGTTGCGAGCCAACACGGTTCAGGAAAAGCTGGCTGATTTGTGGCTCCATCATTTATTGAAGAATGAGTCCGTACCACCCGCGTAA